One genomic region from uncultured Subdoligranulum sp. encodes:
- a CDS encoding DMT family transporter: MSDRVKGACLTMGGAACWGVSGCMGQYLFTRENMDSTWLVPIRLFLAGLLLCGFYFFKDRKLLFDPWNVKKNPRNALDLVIYGVAGVSCCQFLYFLTIQLSTAGIATILQDLSPVLILLVLCLQQHRAPRLFELCSILLALVGVFLLTTHGSFTSLAISPAALIAGIVCAGTVVIYTMWPKNLQAQYPTPMLQGWAFLMGGTLFHLVFRPWSMGYVPSAVGVFGIVVVVVVGNVLAFSLYMSGVPLIGPQRASLYSFAEPVTAAIISTLVLGSPFTSWDALGFACIFVMLVLLSLPAPRKASHHTVN, translated from the coding sequence ATGTCTGATCGGGTAAAAGGCGCCTGCCTGACCATGGGCGGCGCGGCCTGCTGGGGTGTATCCGGCTGTATGGGCCAGTATCTCTTCACGCGGGAGAACATGGACTCCACCTGGCTGGTGCCCATCCGCCTGTTCCTGGCGGGGCTGCTACTCTGCGGTTTTTACTTTTTCAAGGACCGCAAGCTGCTGTTCGACCCCTGGAACGTGAAGAAGAACCCCCGCAACGCCCTGGACCTGGTGATCTACGGTGTGGCCGGTGTCAGCTGCTGCCAGTTCCTCTACTTTCTGACCATCCAGCTGTCCACCGCCGGCATTGCCACCATCCTGCAGGACCTCTCCCCCGTGCTGATTCTGCTGGTGCTCTGCCTGCAGCAGCACCGCGCCCCCCGGCTGTTTGAACTCTGCTCCATTCTGCTGGCCCTGGTGGGCGTCTTCCTGCTCACCACCCACGGCAGCTTCACCAGCCTGGCCATCAGTCCCGCCGCCCTCATTGCGGGCATCGTCTGCGCCGGCACGGTGGTCATCTACACCATGTGGCCCAAAAACCTCCAGGCCCAGTACCCCACCCCCATGCTCCAGGGCTGGGCCTTCCTCATGGGCGGCACCCTCTTCCACCTGGTGTTCCGCCCCTGGTCCATGGGCTATGTTCCCAGCGCCGTGGGCGTCTTCGGCATCGTGGTGGTGGTCGTGGTAGGCAATGTGCTGGCCTTCAGTCTCTACATGTCCGGGGTGCCCCTCATCGGCCCCCAGCGCGCCAGCCTCTACAGCTTTGCCGAGCCCGTCACCGCCGCCATCATCAGCACGCTGGTGCTGGGTTCCCCCTTCACCAGCTGGGATGCCCTGGGTTTTGCCTGCATCTTCGTGATGCTGGTGCTGCTCAGCCTGCCGGCGCCCCGGAAAGCTTCGCATCATACCGTAAATTAA
- a CDS encoding HAD family hydrolase, translating into MRPELILWDWNGTLLDDVALCVDALNRLLARYGYPQRYDRDQYRAIFGFPVQDYYTRAGFDFSRDSFDELAVSFMEDYIPASEACPLADGAREALDAFARAGLRQVILSASPITTLRHQVQARGVTGYFDRLLGLGDIYAKSKADLGLQYLRETGFDPARAVMIGDSTHDFEVARALGVPCVLQSAGHQPPEVLRRTGAPVVPGLREAAKLILEGENNNV; encoded by the coding sequence ATGCGCCCGGAACTGATTTTGTGGGATTGGAACGGTACCCTGCTGGATGATGTAGCCCTGTGCGTGGACGCGCTCAACCGTCTGCTGGCACGTTACGGCTATCCGCAGCGGTACGACCGCGATCAGTACCGGGCGATTTTTGGTTTCCCGGTGCAGGACTACTACACCCGCGCCGGGTTTGATTTTTCCCGCGACAGCTTCGACGAGCTGGCCGTCAGTTTTATGGAGGACTACATCCCCGCCAGCGAGGCCTGTCCCCTGGCGGACGGCGCCCGGGAAGCCCTGGACGCCTTTGCCCGGGCCGGGCTGCGGCAGGTGATCCTGTCGGCCAGCCCCATCACCACGCTGCGCCATCAGGTGCAGGCCCGGGGCGTGACCGGGTATTTTGACCGGCTGCTGGGTCTTGGCGACATCTACGCCAAAAGCAAGGCGGACCTGGGGCTGCAGTATCTGCGGGAAACGGGCTTTGACCCCGCCCGCGCCGTGATGATCGGCGACTCCACCCACGATTTTGAGGTAGCCCGGGCGCTGGGCGTGCCTTGCGTGCTGCAGTCCGCCGGGCACCAACCGCCGGAAGTGCTGCGCCGGACCGGGGCCCCGGTGGTGCCGGGCCTGCGCGAAGCGGCGAAATTGATTCTGGAAGGGGAAAACAACAATGTCTGA
- a CDS encoding QueT transporter family protein, translating into MYIALLSVVAIVAAFLAVRLALPRTDGHVSVQRLVRCAVIAAVYVVLCLVLAPFSYGAVQVRIAEALCLLPVFGAEYIIGVTLGCFLANLFGSTIIDVIFGTIATLLACLVTYRLRNVRIKGLAIPASLPPVLFNAVIVGIEITLFFTDYTAMSAPVWLLCISNGISVGIGELISCTILGVALVKLIESNTALKRIFTEK; encoded by the coding sequence ATGTATATTGCCCTTTTGTCCGTTGTCGCCATTGTGGCGGCTTTCCTGGCCGTTCGTCTGGCCCTGCCCCGCACCGATGGTCATGTGTCGGTCCAGCGTCTGGTGCGCTGCGCCGTCATCGCCGCCGTCTATGTGGTGCTCTGCCTGGTGCTGGCCCCCTTCAGCTACGGCGCTGTCCAGGTGCGCATCGCCGAGGCCCTCTGCCTGCTGCCCGTCTTCGGCGCCGAGTACATCATCGGCGTGACGCTGGGCTGCTTTCTGGCCAACCTGTTCGGCTCCACCATCATCGACGTGATCTTCGGCACCATCGCCACCCTGCTGGCCTGCCTGGTCACCTACCGCCTGCGCAACGTGCGCATCAAGGGCCTGGCCATTCCGGCTTCTCTGCCGCCGGTGCTCTTCAACGCCGTCATCGTCGGCATTGAGATCACCCTCTTCTTCACCGACTACACCGCCATGAGTGCTCCCGTCTGGCTGCTCTGCATCTCCAACGGCATCTCGGTGGGCATCGGCGAACTGATCAGCTGCACCATCCTGGGTGTGGCGCTGGTCAAACTCATTGAATCCAACACCGCTCTCAAGCGGATCTTTACCGAAAAATAA
- a CDS encoding DUF378 domain-containing protein, which produces MSMFKKILLLLAIVGGINWGIYGIWGFNAVGWFTGGSLTWLARTIFIVVGVAALCLIPSLFMGDEPQAQPHTH; this is translated from the coding sequence ATGTCCATGTTCAAAAAGATTTTGCTGCTGCTCGCCATCGTGGGCGGCATCAACTGGGGCATCTACGGCATCTGGGGCTTCAACGCGGTGGGATGGTTCACCGGCGGCAGCCTGACCTGGCTGGCCCGCACCATCTTCATTGTGGTGGGCGTGGCCGCACTCTGCCTGATACCCAGCCTCTTTATGGGGGACGAACCCCAGGCACAGCCTCATACCCATTGA